The genomic region AAGGGGACAGAAAATtgtgaatatttttttaatcctaatattattatcaaaaaattaaaaaaaaatccttattttttatatagatatttaaaaaaacttCAAAATGTTGAATAtttaagaatatatatcgatttatttatttttttaatatttatttttgatccgttattattaattaaattcctgaataaatattacaagtatataaattttaagagggtacatttttttgcgtctttttttaattatttttatcttaccatcgaaaaagaaaaaataaatcttaattgtgataataatacaaattattCTGATAAACCATCAAAATCTGATTCATTTCAAATATACactgaaaaaataaacataaagGACGATTCTGAAAATTTCCATAAATTGTCAATAGAAGAAAACAATGTAAACGAGCCATTCAAATGGGAAAACAAAGAAGATACTATTTCTGAGtttaaagatatatatCAAGCAAACAAAATAGGCGAAAGACTAAACAGttggaaaataaaagaagaatggatgaaaagaaaaaataaaaaaaaattaaaaaaatgttttaaaaatgaaaatataagtttGTTATACAACTATTTACTTAACAATAatgtagaaaaaaataaattagtagatttatttaattttataaaaaaagaatcaaaaaaaaacaaaaaatgtccaaaaaaaataaatcttTTTATGCACGTAGaaggatatatatatataaaacttggatatataaataaagctatagatatatatagaaaattgTGTAATTATGAAGAAGTTTATTATCTTATTAAGCACTATAATATATCGGTgcaagaaaatataaaaaaagaggtCGAGAAATTTCTACTATTGAATAGTTATAATtctatagaaaataaaataaataatgattatataaatggaaatataaagagaatatataattcccaaaaagaattaaacaattttaatgaaaacaCAAATAACTGTACTCGTGatattacaatttttaattcaaaaaaaaatggggataatatttttcatgaagaagaaataaaaagaaacaaaaaaagaggtataataaaaaacgaaaaaataattaaattaaaaaaaaaaaaattaaaaagtattaaaaataaaacaaatgtaATTGAGTATTATATTAGTAATAGTATCGATTGTGATAATATGGACAAGGAAATTATGCATGATTTATATTCagaagatataaaaaaaaaaaaaaaaaaaaaatgtaagaATAACCaaattgatatattatGGAATAacgataaaaaaaaaatgaaaaaaattcgtgggcaaattttaaaacattttttactCGATCATATGTGTAAAGAAATGAACTATAGTACACTAGTTAATATCCTTCAAGacttatattataaaaatgaaattttaGTAAGTTATAATTCTATACTAAGCAacgataaaataaatatatttaacatGTTTAAtgaagtaaaaaaaaaaggatatattatatataatggtaaaataagaaaagaaataaaaaaaaatgaattaaagtTGATAAACATAAATGAAGATTATCTTTTTAGCAATAAtgattatgaaaataaacaaaaaaatatgatatttaACGAATCGATATTACAaagtttaaataaaaataatactttAGATATACATAATGAAAGAACATATAACACACAACAAAATATACCgccaaattattatttttacgatgaaatacgaaaaaaaacgaaTGTTTCAGAGTTATCTTCTTTTTGTGTTGCATgcttaaataatatatatcatgaTGCAggtttattttcaaaaaaaaaaaaaaaaaatatggacCTGAAAAGTAGtcataaaattaaaaataatattgtcttttttttttgtaatcatatttatcatttaagATGCTTGAAAGACAATGAATTTGTATGTGAAATATGCTCATAAAGTTTTATCAATTAATCCGATATGCCCTATATAAAATCCAAGTGTATatgcttttttttatttctttccttttttttctggGATTCCTTACAGCATTTATTCCTATTTacactatttttattacattttttgtatttcatttattataaataatttttcaattttttttatttacatttttgaTCTGTTAAATTAATTCAATTAGTCATAAATTTGTCtacaatttatataattgttcatttattatatgtatttattttaattattttttaattttttttttcatttagcATGAAAAATGCTATTATTCATCCGCTTTGTTCTcatactttttattttatcttgtcttattttattttttgttaactACGCgctaaataaaaattaataaaatgtttatttcttaaaaaataaatataaaatatgtcgATGAATAACATCCAACTAAATAAATACAGAAAGACATTTATTGGAGTTTCActtatttcatatatttactaGTTTTAGAAATAAGGTTATTCCCGAACCTTGATAAATGTGCATTGATATAATTGAATATAAATGCCTATctgtttttaatttaaaattttatggaTATTTTTCTTTGACAAAATCGAAAATAACATCAGAGTCTTGAATTGATGCTACTTCGAcatccttttttttttctgcacataaataaaaaaaagagagaaatcaattttatttaatagtATAAGACGTTATTTcatacattatttttttaaataccTGAATCTATTTTAACAacatcaaaataataattaaaattattatgaaatatgcatattgtGCTGTTCTTAGTTAAAGATGAATAATATCTAAGTTTTTCTTCCAAAATTTTCTACCAaattaaaatgtataaaataaaataataagtattatatacgtacaattttttatgctataaataaagcagtaacttatttttcatcatcTTACCTTTGGCTCATTTAGTTGAAAAAACTTTTTATCATGGGGTTGTAGAATGATACTAGTAGCTGTTTCAAgtttaacaaatttaagTTTAACTACATCAAAACAGCTATTCAAAAAtgttcaaaataaaataaagcgGAATGAATAGGAAAGACAtcacattatttttatacatgcaatattattttgctattttattaaacatACTTTAATTGTAATGActtcattatataatttgggAGAAATaggaaattttttttagcttTAAAGTCTAGTACATTGATAAATATTCTATCCACctctaaaaaaatgtgtatataaacatgtgtttgaaaaaaaaaaaaaaatatattcaaacTCGATTTTTCAAACTtactattaatatttttataattattgggcatatttatttctggCATTGtgattttattataaatttcatttttttttatgtcaACTTTTTCTATCACAAAATTCCAAGGGACTTCAATATGTTTGTTTAACAACTGTgtgcaaaataaaaatacaattagtggttatttaaaacaatCGAAAATATCATggtattaaaatataaaaattattagcactttttgttttgttttttttactatgtcatatataaatattggCAAGGATGCTTTGTCGCTATATTGAATATTGTCATGGCAAAATGTTCctgtgtttttttttacaaagtttgtaaaaattgtgttaaaataaaagaaattatgaaatatacatatatattgctTATTTTGTCTGATAATGTGAGTACACAAATAAATGGATCTATGCAACGCTTACCAGAAAATGGATTAAATTTATCACTTAAGGGAAGTgcaattaaataaaattcatttttctcTTTTCCCAAATTTaagttatttatatcattcaCATAGGTTAATAGCtagttgaaaaaaaaaatatattataataaaaagtggagcataaaaattattatatatgcatagaTGTAAAAGTTCATACATATTAGGGAAAACTAACCTTTGTCTTGTAAATAGCTTtaaatgtataattttttatttttgttaatatatttgaatatgGTTTAGATTTATAGAAGTTACTACTATTTGTTAGGGTATAAGAAagcttatttttatcaacaTACTTTGTGTCCAGAAAAACACCtggttaaaaaaaaaatattaaaaataaaagcatAACTAGTTTgttagtatatatatataaatctgGCTttaatgtaataataattataaataaatgtgtaGAGTGAAAATACAATCAAATAGTTAGGGCATTTATggttatataattttttttcaacataatatgtgaatattttttcaatttaattatatacttATAGTTAATAAAAACGCCAAAAGAAGTTTTAAAACAAGTTTAAACATCTTAGTatacttataaaaaaattgcccatactttttttcatatgtattattagATATATGCAATTTACTTTTCtacaatttaatatatttgataataaagTATGTATTATATCCAAACAGTTTAACGAAATGTAGAggaagaaaaataaaaatatataaagaaaaaaaaatttcagatatattctttaaatTAAAAGCTGTAACATGAGACATAACTAATAAATATCAGAAGAAGTCCCACTCAAATTTGGCACATGAAATAAgtcagaaaaaaatatacacaaaataatatcttAGCGGGGCACTACATTTCGCTTTGTTTATCtacttattatttttttaagctAGCTTTATTCTcccaataaaaataaatattcataatgTAAACATAAACAAATGAATATTGGCATGTGAAGTTTAGGGTTCTCATAAGAATGTTTCActtatattgtttatattttttttttagtttttctttaaaaaaaattaaaaataaatgcaaaatatatttgtgcaatacacatatacatgatttatatttttcacttcgtttttatttaaaaaaataaagaacaCCAAACAATCATTCGTATGCATTATGTATGCTATATAAGAatgcttatattttttttccttttttccTATGaacatttaaatattaaagtAGTAATTGTTTGGCCAGTTTTTCCCCCAAATGTTATGGTTTCATAGAAAATTTCATCAATAACAGATAATTGAATTTTCGagctatttttattaaataaattaacaaTTTCTATTAACTCTTCTTTACAGCAATTACATGAGGTTATTGAAAAAAGTGTATTTtctgtaaaaaaaaaagagacTTGTcgaaaatattcattttgtttattgttcataaaaaatatatcaaatgttcctttatcatttaatagATCATATGTTCTTGCTAATTTTGAGCTAGTTGAATTTAATTTCAATCTAATATCACATATATCTAAAACCTGtagataaatattattcatgTTATTATCTTCAAAAAACGATCTAGCTAAATCAATGGCTGTTTTTGAAAAATCAAATCCATATAAATTCCCAAAcccttttttatataatttatgtaaaaatagTCCATTACCTGACCCTATATCAAgtatagatatatttttattttctttaaaattattattaatccaattaattattttatcacaATTTTCTTCAAACCATTCTTCCAattctatatttaattcCTTGTAGTTATCCTTTTCATTTGTGTATACTTTTTCCCAGTAGCTTAATTCATGTAATTCAGACgccattttattttttatacatattttatatattaccaattttgtattatataataattattatttgacTTATAATTGCAAactcatttattttttatttgcaaACATTTTGtctccatttttttttattttattcataaaaaaatacttaaaccaataaaaatatataatatgtatgcACTAACAAATTGCGTTCTATTTTACAAGCATGCATAAATTCGTTGCGCCAGTTTTGCCCCTAATgataaataacaatttttctcattttttttttttttttttttttcaaaaaggtatataattttgtattcGTATTTTTATCAACATACCTAcctatttatatattcatgatttctttatatttaacaCCAATACCATATAgtataaatgaataaaacggaattatgtttatatatacctCCATGTAGAAATCTGTTcgtcatttttatattgttgCAACATtgaaatggaaaataaatatttagaaaCTTTCATTCGGGgttataaacaaatttcatatatttaaagattatttatttcgtGGAAAATAGTGAAAAATACAACATTGCTTTTAATACAGAATAATagtatagaaaaaataacactcatataataatgagggacttataaatttttcaaataaatatagataataattatgacAATTTTTTGTGTGTTTGATTTTTAATTAAGCAATTTTTATCTATAACTTAGTTATTTCTTCGTTTTCCTTTGGATAAATAAGAAAAGTATTTCGAattttcacaaaaaaatataatacttatGTATATATCTATGCAGAGATTGTATGGATGATTCGCAGTGATACAATTTTGACGTGGTTttaagttttattttattacaaaGATATATTTAGTTATAACATGCAGTTTacaaatcatttttttttctgacATCACTTTATAGAacataaacatatatatgattataaaataataccTATAACCAAATTATGCACATATTCGTCATATAAccaaattacaaaaaaaaataataaaattaaaaaaaaaaaaaaaaatgataataataataaaaaaaaaaaggttattataatatagtGAATAtggttaaaaaaaaaaaaaaattatgtaaaatttaaaaattaatatatatacatataccTCGGAAAActctttaaaaaaaaaggatataacttattata from Plasmodium berghei ANKA genome assembly, chromosome: 8 harbors:
- a CDS encoding methyltransferase, putative, which translates into the protein MASELHELSYWEKVYTNEKDNYKELNIELEEWFEENCDKIINWINNNFKENKNISILDIGSGNGLFLHKLYKKGFGNLYGFDFSKTAIDLARSFFEDNNMNNIYLQVLDICDIRLKLNSTSSKLARTYDLLNDKGTFDIFFMNNKQNEYFRQVSFFFTENTLFSITSCNCCKEELIEIVNLFNKNSSKIQLSVIDEIFYETITFGGKTGQTITTLIFKCS
- a CDS encoding ubiquitin fusion degradation protein 1, putative, which translates into the protein MFKLVLKLLLAFLLTISVFLDTKYVDKNKLSYTLTNSSNFYKSKPYSNILTKIKNYTFKAIYKTKLLTYVNDINNLNLGKEKNEFYLIALPLSDKFNPFSGTFCHDNIQYSDKASLPIFIYDILLNKHIEVPWNFVIEKVDIKKNEIYNKITMPEINMPNNYKNINKVDRIFINVLDFKAKKNFLFLPNYIMKSLQLNCFDVVKLKFVKLETATSIILQPHDKKFFQLNEPKKILEEKLRYYSSLTKNSTICIFHNNFNYYFDVVKIDSEKKKDVEVASIQDSDVIFDFVKEKYP